One genomic region from Pseudomonas sp. R5-89-07 encodes:
- the sctS gene encoding type III secretion system export apparatus subunit SctS, which produces MDPIVLFKQGMLLVVVLTAPPLIVAVVVGVLTSLIQALMQVQDQTLPFGIKLVAVGITLIMTGRWIGVELIQLINLTFDMIGRSALH; this is translated from the coding sequence ATGGACCCGATCGTATTGTTCAAGCAGGGCATGTTGCTGGTAGTGGTACTGACCGCACCACCGCTGATCGTGGCCGTAGTGGTGGGCGTGCTGACCTCGCTGATCCAGGCGCTGATGCAGGTGCAGGACCAGACGCTGCCGTTCGGCATCAAACTGGTGGCGGTGGGAATCACGCTGATCATGACCGGACGCTGGATCGGCGTGGAGTTGATCCAGTTGATCAACCTGACGTTCGACATGATCGGCCGCTCGGCCCTCCACTGA
- the sctR gene encoding type III secretion system export apparatus subunit SctR, producing MILQGLDPLVLALFLATLTLMPMLLIICTSFLKIVIVLMITRNAIGVQQVPPSMAINGIALAATLFIMAPVGYQIAESLKVSPLDTSNVQTVLQTGAEAIKPLRAFMLRNVDPDVLTHLLENTHRLWPAQMAQEVQREDLILLVPAYVLSQLQAGFEIGFLIYIPFIVIDLIVSNLLLALGMQMVSPMTISLPLKLLLFVMVSGWSRLLDSLFLSYL from the coding sequence ATGATACTTCAGGGGCTGGACCCCCTCGTTCTGGCACTGTTCCTTGCCACGCTGACGCTGATGCCCATGCTGTTGATCATCTGCACATCGTTTTTGAAGATCGTGATTGTGCTGATGATTACCCGCAATGCCATCGGCGTGCAGCAGGTGCCGCCAAGCATGGCTATCAACGGCATCGCATTGGCCGCGACGCTGTTTATCATGGCGCCGGTGGGCTACCAGATCGCAGAAAGCCTCAAGGTTTCTCCGCTGGACACGAGCAATGTGCAGACGGTGCTGCAGACGGGCGCAGAGGCCATCAAGCCGTTGCGTGCATTCATGCTGCGCAATGTCGACCCAGACGTGCTCACCCACCTGTTGGAGAATACCCACCGCCTCTGGCCCGCGCAGATGGCCCAGGAGGTCCAGCGTGAAGATCTGATCCTGCTGGTTCCTGCCTATGTGTTGTCGCAACTGCAGGCGGGGTTCGAGATCGGCTTCCTGATCTACATCCCCTTTATCGTGATTGACCTGATTGTCTCCAACCTCTTATTAGCGCTGGGCATGCAGATGGTTTCACCCATGACCATTTCCCTGCCGCTCAAATTGCTGCTGTTTGTGATGGTGTCCGGCTGGTCGCGGCTGCTCGACAGCCTGTTCCTTTCTTATCTCTGA
- the sctV gene encoding type III secretion system export apparatus subunit SctV: protein MTLLSSINGVLLKVARRAEVLGAVVVMAIVFIFIVPLPTWLVDILIALNICISCLLIVLALYLPGPLAFSWFPSILLLTTMFRLALSIATTRLILLEQDAGDIVEAFGNFVVGGNLAVGLVIFMILTIVNFLVITKGSERVAEVAARFSLDAMPGKQMSIDSDLRAGLIDGVQARDKREQLSRESQLFGAMDGAMKFVKGDAIAGLIIVVINLLGGFSTGMFQHGMSAGESMALYSVLTIGDGLIAQIPALLISLTAGMIITRVAPDGRKGISNMGAEIARQMTSEPKSWMIASVGMLAFATLPGMPTLVFILISLMTGALGYYLMRQRQREDSPAAPDEKAVPPEQNGNEDLRGFDPSRPYLLQFNPKLYNTPEVIDIVHKIRQARNALVANIGLTLPPFEAEFSESLAVDEMRFCVHEVPVVTATLSDRVAVEYAGLAQPPDRGERGLPERDEAHWWWLDPDDPLLGDPEVEHFTAQSLIIERMKRAMLLSGPRFLGIQESKSILSWLEHNQPELVQELQRIMPLSRFSSVLQRLAGEGVPLRAVRLIVESLIEYGQHEREPDALADYARIALKSQIYHQYSEADGLHAWLLSPQTENTLREALRQTQSGVFFALDNDSSAALVGLLNQAFVLRPKTKSVLLVAQDLRSPLRALLLDEFNHVPVMSFAELGSSSKVKVLGRFDLGQDAPMRGAAA, encoded by the coding sequence GTGACATTGCTGTCATCGATCAATGGCGTGCTGCTCAAGGTAGCGCGGCGTGCCGAAGTGCTCGGCGCGGTGGTGGTCATGGCCATCGTGTTTATTTTCATTGTGCCGCTGCCCACTTGGCTGGTGGACATCCTGATCGCGTTGAACATCTGTATTTCCTGCTTGTTGATCGTGCTGGCGCTGTATTTGCCGGGGCCGTTGGCGTTCTCGTGGTTTCCATCGATCCTGCTGTTGACCACCATGTTTCGCCTGGCCCTGTCGATTGCCACCACGCGCTTGATCCTGCTGGAGCAGGACGCGGGCGACATTGTGGAAGCGTTCGGCAATTTCGTGGTCGGCGGCAACCTGGCGGTGGGGCTGGTGATCTTCATGATTCTGACCATCGTCAACTTCCTGGTGATCACCAAAGGCTCGGAGCGGGTCGCCGAAGTGGCTGCCCGCTTCAGCCTGGATGCGATGCCGGGCAAGCAGATGTCGATCGACAGTGACCTGCGCGCCGGGTTGATCGATGGTGTGCAGGCTCGGGACAAGCGTGAACAGCTGTCGCGCGAAAGCCAGCTGTTCGGGGCCATGGACGGCGCCATGAAGTTCGTCAAGGGCGATGCCATTGCCGGTTTGATCATCGTGGTCATCAACCTGCTGGGGGGCTTCTCGACCGGTATGTTCCAGCACGGGATGAGCGCGGGTGAGTCGATGGCGCTGTATTCGGTACTGACCATCGGCGACGGCCTGATCGCGCAGATTCCCGCGCTGCTGATCTCCCTGACGGCCGGCATGATCATTACCCGAGTGGCGCCGGACGGGCGCAAGGGCATCAGCAACATGGGCGCCGAAATTGCCCGGCAGATGACCAGCGAACCCAAGAGCTGGATGATCGCGTCGGTGGGCATGCTGGCCTTTGCCACGCTTCCGGGCATGCCGACGCTGGTGTTCATTCTGATTTCGCTGATGACCGGTGCCCTGGGCTACTACCTCATGCGCCAGCGTCAGCGTGAGGACTCACCGGCGGCGCCGGACGAGAAAGCGGTCCCTCCAGAACAGAACGGTAATGAAGACCTGCGTGGCTTCGACCCGTCTCGGCCGTATCTGCTGCAGTTCAACCCCAAGTTGTACAACACGCCTGAAGTCATCGACATCGTGCATAAGATTCGTCAGGCCCGAAATGCGCTGGTCGCCAATATCGGTTTGACGCTGCCGCCGTTCGAAGCTGAGTTCAGTGAGTCGCTGGCTGTCGATGAGATGCGCTTTTGCGTGCATGAAGTACCGGTGGTGACAGCAACCCTCAGCGACCGGGTGGCGGTCGAGTACGCCGGCTTGGCGCAGCCCCCGGACAGAGGGGAGAGAGGGCTGCCTGAGCGGGACGAAGCGCACTGGTGGTGGCTCGACCCGGATGATCCGTTGCTTGGTGACCCCGAGGTTGAACATTTCACTGCCCAGAGCCTGATCATCGAACGCATGAAGCGGGCGATGTTGCTGAGCGGGCCGCGGTTTCTCGGTATTCAGGAAAGCAAGTCGATCCTCAGTTGGCTTGAACACAACCAGCCGGAGCTGGTGCAGGAACTGCAGCGCATCATGCCGCTTTCGCGCTTTTCGTCGGTGCTGCAGCGCCTGGCGGGTGAGGGCGTGCCATTGCGCGCCGTGCGCTTGATCGTCGAGTCATTGATCGAGTACGGCCAGCATGAGCGCGAACCGGACGCCCTGGCCGATTACGCACGCATTGCCCTCAAGTCCCAGATCTATCACCAGTACAGCGAGGCTGATGGCCTGCACGCCTGGTTACTGTCGCCCCAGACCGAAAACACCCTGCGCGAAGCGTTGCGCCAGACCCAGAGCGGAGTGTTTTTCGCCCTCGATAACGATAGCAGTGCGGCGTTGGTCGGGCTGCTCAACCAGGCCTTTGTGCTACGGCCGAAAACCAAGAGCGTGCTGTTGGTGGCTCAGGATCTGCGCAGCCCGCTGCGCGCCCTTTTGCTGGATGAGTTCAACCACGTGCCGGTGATGTCTTTCGCTGAGCTGGGGAGTAGTTCCAAGGTCAAGGTGTTGGGCCGTTTCGACCTGGGGCAGGACGCGCCGATGCGTGGGGCGGCGGCATGA
- a CDS encoding HrpJ domain-containing protein: MKVESFNDVQQVQPADKPSVNSVEAPTRSLGLDDIAQIFNEEVALNAQALGRRAIGVKVSPVAELAQLYEQLGHPGQATLETVVRRLRFELLRKPTVEKLVSLAGSDPARAFVVLQFIANEAQTSGLTVEEGLARGALRALKQDFGGHIQAGLNIALALKEASADPQERQDVRALYYASVVVRQSLALMLQTLLKMYGLTDFPKGVDLMTQALNGDIAAHTQSVPTEKLRLLLKGLAQCRELRSVLGNCDALIRRLNVDLDAVDLLQRFLGYASTGIDAAEVQSLASEFGGTLLAARLRSLNELAAEVKSLPKAWWLDAQSQASAVKAFKDVMVEWAREERGHQTLPGETRTYG; encoded by the coding sequence ATGAAAGTCGAATCCTTCAATGACGTGCAGCAGGTCCAACCTGCGGACAAACCCAGTGTGAATTCCGTCGAAGCGCCTACCCGGTCGCTGGGCCTGGATGATATTGCGCAGATTTTCAACGAAGAAGTGGCGCTCAACGCCCAGGCCCTGGGCCGGCGCGCGATTGGCGTTAAAGTGTCGCCTGTCGCAGAACTCGCGCAGCTATATGAACAACTGGGTCACCCCGGCCAAGCCACTCTGGAAACCGTTGTTCGTCGGCTTCGCTTCGAGCTGCTGCGCAAGCCCACTGTCGAAAAACTGGTAAGCCTCGCCGGCAGTGACCCGGCGCGTGCCTTCGTGGTGCTTCAATTCATCGCAAACGAAGCGCAAACCAGTGGGCTCACGGTAGAAGAGGGCCTGGCGCGCGGGGCCTTGAGAGCGCTGAAGCAGGATTTCGGCGGGCACATCCAGGCAGGTCTGAATATCGCTTTGGCGTTGAAGGAGGCCAGCGCTGACCCGCAGGAACGTCAGGACGTGCGTGCGCTGTATTACGCCTCGGTGGTCGTTCGCCAATCCTTGGCGTTGATGCTGCAAACGCTGTTGAAGATGTACGGACTGACGGATTTTCCCAAAGGCGTCGACCTGATGACCCAGGCGCTGAACGGTGATATCGCGGCGCACACGCAGTCGGTGCCCACGGAAAAATTGCGCCTGCTGCTCAAGGGGCTGGCGCAATGTCGTGAACTGCGCTCGGTGCTGGGCAACTGTGATGCGTTGATCCGGCGTCTGAATGTCGATCTGGACGCGGTGGATTTGTTGCAGCGTTTTCTGGGGTATGCCAGCACCGGTATCGATGCGGCCGAGGTGCAAAGCCTGGCCAGTGAGTTCGGGGGGACGCTGCTTGCCGCTCGCCTGCGGTCGCTCAATGAGTTGGCCGCAGAAGTAAAAAGTCTGCCTAAGGCGTGGTGGCTTGATGCGCAATCCCAGGCGTCTGCCGTGAAAGCATTCAAGGACGTGATGGTCGAGTGGGCACGCGAAGAGCGCGGCCATCAGACGTTGCCCGGCGAGACGAGGACGTACGGGTGA
- a CDS encoding YscO family type III secretion system apparatus protein: MSHSESLPSEIETLRRLRRYRADRAERALREAKRSQQALVVHIQQAQDLLEHTRQEEARQCAQLLSEHQGQVVSFQALKSWNRKEQSLSAGTRREEGQLQQLQGQQEQREVEVGMAQKHVSACLRQVEKLQELANLLTQESI; encoded by the coding sequence ATGTCCCATTCTGAATCGTTGCCGAGTGAGATCGAAACCTTGCGGCGTTTGCGTCGATACCGCGCCGATCGTGCCGAGCGTGCGCTGCGCGAGGCCAAGCGATCCCAGCAAGCGCTGGTGGTGCATATCCAGCAAGCGCAAGACCTGCTTGAGCACACCCGCCAGGAAGAGGCTCGGCAATGCGCACAACTGTTGAGCGAACACCAGGGGCAGGTCGTGAGCTTCCAGGCGCTGAAGTCCTGGAACCGCAAGGAACAAAGCCTGTCTGCGGGCACCCGGCGTGAAGAAGGCCAGTTGCAACAGCTGCAAGGGCAGCAGGAACAGCGTGAAGTAGAGGTAGGTATGGCGCAGAAGCACGTCTCCGCGTGCCTGCGCCAAGTCGAAAAACTCCAGGAACTGGCCAATTTACTCACGCAGGAATCGATATGA
- a CDS encoding FHA domain-containing protein encodes MFELRVLDGLHQGAALPLFGEQWSLGANPDADLLLNDPGVAEHHARLHLADGCWSVQAEAGLLKDSNGQVLAQIGELALNMVFSIGSVRLCVSPADQPWPPVPVLAAPAPEAAGQAPLTLKLSSIPSSQQKRLLSLVLAFAVLIAAAGIIFSGERKAQASLMPPVIQKPELGSPFEVRQQLLKMLSERELTSRVSLQVINGQISLTGDVSQEDADLVARMLDRFAGQFETAVPVISRVRTRDGALPFKIVQIVSGPNGHVVLDEGTRLFVGDEVNGLRLVLINNSKVVFDGAQRYEVRW; translated from the coding sequence ATGTTCGAGCTGCGGGTGTTGGATGGTTTGCATCAGGGCGCCGCGCTGCCGTTGTTTGGTGAGCAGTGGAGCCTGGGTGCCAACCCGGACGCTGATCTGCTGTTGAACGATCCCGGGGTTGCCGAGCATCACGCACGCTTGCACTTGGCCGATGGCTGTTGGTCGGTACAGGCCGAGGCAGGGCTGCTTAAAGACAGCAATGGGCAAGTGTTGGCGCAAATCGGCGAGCTTGCGCTGAACATGGTCTTTTCGATCGGCTCCGTTCGCTTGTGCGTCAGCCCTGCCGATCAGCCTTGGCCACCGGTACCCGTGCTTGCAGCACCCGCTCCTGAGGCTGCGGGCCAGGCGCCGCTCACGTTGAAACTGTCATCGATCCCATCGTCCCAGCAAAAACGTTTGCTTAGTCTGGTGCTTGCGTTCGCCGTGCTCATTGCAGCAGCCGGCATTATCTTCAGTGGAGAGCGCAAGGCGCAGGCATCGCTGATGCCGCCAGTGATTCAAAAGCCCGAACTGGGCTCGCCGTTCGAGGTGCGCCAGCAGCTGTTGAAGATGCTCAGCGAGCGGGAGTTGACCTCACGGGTCAGCCTGCAGGTTATCAATGGCCAGATTTCCCTGACCGGTGATGTTTCCCAGGAGGACGCGGATCTGGTTGCGCGCATGCTCGACCGATTTGCCGGGCAGTTCGAAACGGCTGTGCCGGTGATCAGCCGCGTACGCACGCGCGACGGCGCATTGCCGTTCAAGATCGTACAGATCGTCAGCGGCCCGAACGGCCATGTTGTGCTGGACGAGGGTACCCGGCTGTTCGTGGGCGACGAAGTGAATGGTTTGCGCCTGGTGCTGATCAATAACAGCAAAGTGGTGTTCGACGGGGCGCAGCGCTATGAGGTGCGTTGGTGA
- the sctT gene encoding type III secretion system export apparatus subunit SctT — MLLYLEFLPSLVIAMARIYPCALLVAAFSFQHIRGMPRHTIVMVIALIPAPGIHGALAGLDYSALMLAALALKEAALGVLLGVLLSMPFWMFESVGALLDNQRGALAGGQLNPSLGPDATPIGHMLKQLAIFLLMISLGLGALTQVIWDSYLIWPPTVWFPLPGPNGFSVFIALLGDTFMHMMLYAAPFIAVLLLLEFGIALLGVYSQQLQVSTLAPPVKSLVGIGVLLLYFALLQDLIVGRMSLLGDLKHSLGLLFKVAMP; from the coding sequence GTGCTGTTGTATCTTGAGTTCCTGCCCAGTCTGGTGATCGCCATGGCGCGCATCTATCCCTGCGCGTTACTGGTCGCGGCCTTCAGTTTTCAACATATTCGTGGCATGCCCCGGCACACGATCGTGATGGTCATTGCGCTGATCCCCGCGCCAGGCATCCATGGCGCATTGGCGGGGCTGGATTACTCGGCGCTCATGCTCGCCGCCCTGGCGCTCAAGGAGGCGGCCCTTGGGGTGTTGCTGGGCGTGTTGCTGTCGATGCCGTTCTGGATGTTCGAGTCGGTGGGCGCGCTGCTGGATAACCAGCGAGGCGCGTTGGCAGGAGGCCAGCTCAACCCATCGCTGGGCCCGGATGCGACGCCCATCGGGCACATGCTCAAGCAGCTGGCGATTTTTCTGTTGATGATCAGCCTGGGGCTTGGCGCGCTGACCCAGGTGATCTGGGACAGTTACCTGATCTGGCCGCCGACGGTGTGGTTCCCGCTGCCGGGGCCCAATGGGTTCAGCGTATTTATTGCGCTGCTCGGGGATACGTTCATGCACATGATGCTTTACGCCGCGCCCTTCATTGCCGTGTTGCTATTACTGGAGTTCGGCATCGCGCTGCTGGGGGTCTACAGCCAGCAATTGCAGGTGAGTACGCTGGCTCCGCCAGTCAAGAGCCTGGTGGGTATTGGTGTTCTCTTGCTGTATTTTGCGTTGTTGCAAGATTTGATCGTCGGGCGCATGAGCCTGCTGGGTGACCTCAAGCATTCCCTTGGGCTGTTGTTCAAGGTAGCGATGCCATGA
- a CDS encoding type III secretion system HrpP C-terminal domain-containing protein, with the protein MTSISANTPERHRRRDSREDRVHEVGAPVPWEQRQLFTRLFGDDEQGSGRSASQAGTKASGDLAMVEALTEQLVPRLQSVSTWPLTVAMYLPRLGRINARIRRERVGWNIELEAQQKATTSWLCGVRHQCEHRLAASLALPVELCVANSAPA; encoded by the coding sequence ATGACGTCCATTTCAGCCAACACGCCTGAACGCCACCGTCGACGTGATTCTCGCGAAGACCGTGTCCACGAGGTGGGCGCTCCTGTGCCTTGGGAGCAACGGCAGCTCTTTACCCGGTTGTTCGGTGATGACGAACAGGGTTCGGGCCGCAGCGCCTCACAGGCCGGCACCAAGGCATCCGGCGATCTCGCCATGGTCGAGGCGTTGACCGAGCAGTTGGTGCCTCGGCTGCAAAGCGTTTCAACGTGGCCGCTGACGGTGGCCATGTACTTGCCACGTCTGGGGCGGATCAACGCGCGTATTCGACGGGAAAGGGTTGGATGGAACATCGAGCTTGAGGCACAGCAGAAAGCGACGACGAGCTGGCTCTGCGGCGTACGGCACCAATGTGAGCATAGGCTCGCCGCAAGCCTGGCATTGCCGGTGGAGCTGTGCGTGGCGAATTCGGCACCGGCATGA
- a CDS encoding FliI/YscN family ATPase — protein MSGSLQERLEAWQRRQLATLDGFAPVTMRGRIQRVNGMLMQCRLPQARIGDLCQVEKQPGDYMLAEIIGFDQQDAVLSALGNLEGVSVGAGVERLGVPHRVRVGDDLLGQVLDGFGRPIAGNGPSAFAEADTPDATPVLCEAPLPTERPRINRALATGVRSIDGLMTLGEGQRVGLFAGAGCGKTTLLAEIARNVECDVIVFGLIGERGRELREFLDHELDDQLRAKAVLVCSTSDRSSMERARAAFTATALAEGFRRKGLRVLLLIDSLTRFARAQREIGLAAGEPLGRGGLPPSVYSLLPRLVERAGLTREGVITAIYTVLIEQDSMNDPVADEVRSLLDGHIVLSRKLAERGHYPAVDVLASLSRILTNVAEPRHIHAGTALRRLLSAYQQIELMLKLGEYQAGNDALTDMAVDSRQAVDSFLRQDLREPCAIDTTMAQLTELTAYVPF, from the coding sequence GTGAGCGGCTCGTTGCAAGAGCGCCTGGAGGCCTGGCAACGCCGACAATTGGCGACGTTGGACGGCTTTGCGCCGGTCACAATGCGCGGTCGCATCCAGCGCGTCAACGGCATGCTGATGCAGTGCCGGCTGCCCCAGGCACGCATTGGCGATCTGTGCCAGGTTGAAAAGCAACCTGGCGATTACATGCTTGCCGAAATTATTGGCTTCGATCAACAGGACGCGGTGCTCAGTGCCCTGGGCAATCTGGAAGGCGTGAGCGTGGGCGCCGGCGTAGAGCGCCTTGGCGTGCCGCACAGGGTTCGCGTGGGGGATGATTTGCTGGGCCAGGTGCTGGACGGCTTTGGCCGGCCGATTGCCGGCAACGGGCCCAGTGCGTTCGCCGAAGCGGATACGCCCGATGCGACCCCCGTACTGTGCGAGGCGCCGTTACCCACGGAGCGGCCGCGGATCAACCGCGCTCTGGCTACCGGTGTGCGTTCGATCGACGGCCTGATGACGCTGGGTGAAGGCCAGCGCGTCGGGCTGTTTGCGGGCGCAGGCTGTGGCAAGACCACCTTGTTGGCCGAGATCGCCCGGAACGTGGAGTGCGATGTGATCGTATTCGGTTTGATCGGCGAACGGGGTCGTGAGTTACGCGAGTTTCTTGACCATGAACTGGATGACCAGCTGCGTGCCAAGGCGGTGCTGGTGTGCTCCACCTCCGACCGTTCCAGCATGGAACGCGCCCGCGCGGCATTTACCGCGACGGCGCTCGCCGAGGGGTTTCGGCGCAAGGGCCTGCGTGTGCTGTTACTGATCGATTCGCTGACGCGTTTTGCGCGGGCGCAGCGTGAGATCGGCCTGGCTGCGGGCGAGCCGCTGGGGCGTGGTGGTCTGCCACCTTCGGTGTACAGCCTGTTGCCGCGCCTGGTGGAGCGCGCCGGGTTGACGCGTGAGGGCGTGATCACCGCGATCTACACGGTGCTGATCGAGCAGGACTCGATGAATGACCCGGTAGCCGATGAAGTTCGCTCGCTGCTGGACGGCCACATCGTGCTGTCACGCAAGCTGGCCGAGCGTGGCCATTACCCGGCCGTTGATGTGCTGGCCAGCCTGTCGCGGATTCTGACCAATGTCGCCGAGCCTCGGCATATCCACGCCGGTACCGCACTGCGGCGGCTGTTATCGGCCTATCAGCAGATCGAACTGATGCTCAAGCTGGGCGAGTACCAGGCGGGCAACGATGCCCTGACCGATATGGCGGTGGACAGCCGCCAGGCGGTGGATAGCTTCCTGCGCCAGGACTTGCGTGAGCCCTGCGCGATCGACACGACCATGGCCCAACTGACGGAGCTGACTGCCTATGTCCCATTCTGA